In Tamandua tetradactyla isolate mTamTet1 chromosome 7, mTamTet1.pri, whole genome shotgun sequence, the following are encoded in one genomic region:
- the CSAD gene encoding cysteine sulfinic acid decarboxylase isoform X2, with protein MEEEVLKKLRALVGWSSGDGVFCPGGSISNMYAMNLARYHRYPDCKQRGLRALPPLALFTSKECHYSIKKGAAFLGLGTDSVRVIKADERGKMIPEDLERQIILAEAEGAVPFLVCATSGTTVLGAFDPLEAIANICQRHGLWLHVDAAWGGSVLLSQTHRHLLDGIHRADSVAWNPHKLLTAGLQCSALLLQDNSNLLKRCHGSQASYLFQQDKFYDVALDTGDKVVQCGRRVDCLKLWLMWKAQGGRGLEQRVDRAFALARYLVEEMKKREGFELVMEPEFVNVCFWFVPPSLQGKQESPDYSERLAKVAPVLKERMVKEGSMMIGYQPHGTRGNFFRMIVANPALTRADMDFLLRELERLGQDL; from the exons ATGGAAGAAGAGGTGCTGAAGAAACTCCGGGCCCTGGTGGGCTGGAGCTCTGGGGATGGGGTCTTCTGCCCTG GTGGTTCCATCTCTAACATGTACGCCATGAACCTGGCCCGCTATCACCGTTACCCGGATTGTAAACAGAGGGGCCTCCGTGCACTGCCACCTTTGGCCCTCTTCACATCAAAAGAG TGTCACTACTCCATCAAGAAGGGGGCTGCTTTTCTGGGCCTTGGCACTGACAGTGTCCGAGTGATCAAGGCAGATGAGAG AGGGAAAATGATTCCTGAGGATCTGGAGAGGCAGATCATTCTGGCCGAGGCTGAG GGTGCTGTGCCGTTTCTGGTCTGTGCCACCTCTGGCACCACGGTGCTGGGGGCCTTTGACCCCCTGGAGGCAATTGCCAATATATGCCAGCGTCATGGGCTGTGGCTGCATGTGGAT GCTGCCTGGGGTGGGAGTGTGTTGCTGTCACAGACTCACAGGCATCTCTTGGATGGGATCCATAG GGCTGACTCCGTGGCCTGGAATCCCCACAAGCTCCTCACAGCAGGCCTGCAGTGCTCAGCTCTTCTTCTCCAGGATAACTCG AATCTGCTCAAGCGCTGTCATGGGTCCCAGGCCAGCTACCTTTTCCAGCAGGATAAGTTCTATGACGTGGCTCTGGACACGGGAGACAAGGTGGTGCAGTGTGGCCGTCGTGTCGACTGTCTGAAGCTGTGGCtcatgtggaaggcacagggcggGCGAGGGCTGGAGCAGCGTGTTGATCGGGCCTTTGCCCTTGCCCG GTACCTGGTGGAGGAAATGAAGAAGCGGGAAGGATTTGAGTTGGTCATGGAG CCTGAGTTTGTCAACGTGTGTTTCTGGTTCGTGCCCCCCAGCCTTCAGGGGAAGCAGGAGAGCCCTGATTACAGCGAAAGGCTGGCAAAG GTGGCCCCAGTGCTCAAGGAGCGCATGGTGAAGGAGGGCTCCATGATGATTGGCTACCAGCCCCATGGGACCCGGGGCAACTTCTTCCGCATGATTGTGGCCAACCCTGCGCTGACCCGGGCCGATATGGACTTCCTCCTCAGAGAGCTGGAGCGGCTAGGCCAGGACCTGTGA
- the CSAD gene encoding cysteine sulfinic acid decarboxylase isoform X1: MADSKPLLSLDGDPIAVEALLQDVFGIVVDEAVRKGTSASEKVCEWKEPEELKQLLDLELRSQGESQEQILERCRAVIRYSVKTCHPRFFNQLFSGLDPHALAGRIITESLNTSQYTYEIAPVFVLMEEEVLKKLRALVGWSSGDGVFCPGGSISNMYAMNLARYHRYPDCKQRGLRALPPLALFTSKECHYSIKKGAAFLGLGTDSVRVIKADERGKMIPEDLERQIILAEAEGAVPFLVCATSGTTVLGAFDPLEAIANICQRHGLWLHVDAAWGGSVLLSQTHRHLLDGIHRADSVAWNPHKLLTAGLQCSALLLQDNSNLLKRCHGSQASYLFQQDKFYDVALDTGDKVVQCGRRVDCLKLWLMWKAQGGRGLEQRVDRAFALARYLVEEMKKREGFELVMEPEFVNVCFWFVPPSLQGKQESPDYSERLAKVAPVLKERMVKEGSMMIGYQPHGTRGNFFRMIVANPALTRADMDFLLRELERLGQDL; encoded by the exons ATGGCTGACTCTAAACCACTCCTCTCCCTTGATGGGGACCCCATTGCTGTGGAAGCCCTACTTCAGGACGTGTTTGGGATTGTTGTGGATGAGGCTGTTCGGAAAGGCACTAGTGCCTCTGAGAAG GTCTGTGAGTGGAAGGAGCCAGAGGAACTAAAGCAGCTGCTGGATTTGGAGCTGCGGAGCCAAGGGGAGTCACAGGAGCAGATCTTGGAACGGTGCCGGGCTGTGATTCGATACAGCGTGAAGACTT GTCACCCTCGGTTCTTCAACCAGCTCTTCTCAGGTTTGGATCCTCATGCTCTGGCCGGGAGGATTATCACCGAGAGTCTCAACACTAGCCA GTATACCTATGAAATTGCACCTGTGTTTGTACTCATGGAAGAAGAGGTGCTGAAGAAACTCCGGGCCCTGGTGGGCTGGAGCTCTGGGGATGGGGTCTTCTGCCCTG GTGGTTCCATCTCTAACATGTACGCCATGAACCTGGCCCGCTATCACCGTTACCCGGATTGTAAACAGAGGGGCCTCCGTGCACTGCCACCTTTGGCCCTCTTCACATCAAAAGAG TGTCACTACTCCATCAAGAAGGGGGCTGCTTTTCTGGGCCTTGGCACTGACAGTGTCCGAGTGATCAAGGCAGATGAGAG AGGGAAAATGATTCCTGAGGATCTGGAGAGGCAGATCATTCTGGCCGAGGCTGAG GGTGCTGTGCCGTTTCTGGTCTGTGCCACCTCTGGCACCACGGTGCTGGGGGCCTTTGACCCCCTGGAGGCAATTGCCAATATATGCCAGCGTCATGGGCTGTGGCTGCATGTGGAT GCTGCCTGGGGTGGGAGTGTGTTGCTGTCACAGACTCACAGGCATCTCTTGGATGGGATCCATAG GGCTGACTCCGTGGCCTGGAATCCCCACAAGCTCCTCACAGCAGGCCTGCAGTGCTCAGCTCTTCTTCTCCAGGATAACTCG AATCTGCTCAAGCGCTGTCATGGGTCCCAGGCCAGCTACCTTTTCCAGCAGGATAAGTTCTATGACGTGGCTCTGGACACGGGAGACAAGGTGGTGCAGTGTGGCCGTCGTGTCGACTGTCTGAAGCTGTGGCtcatgtggaaggcacagggcggGCGAGGGCTGGAGCAGCGTGTTGATCGGGCCTTTGCCCTTGCCCG GTACCTGGTGGAGGAAATGAAGAAGCGGGAAGGATTTGAGTTGGTCATGGAG CCTGAGTTTGTCAACGTGTGTTTCTGGTTCGTGCCCCCCAGCCTTCAGGGGAAGCAGGAGAGCCCTGATTACAGCGAAAGGCTGGCAAAG GTGGCCCCAGTGCTCAAGGAGCGCATGGTGAAGGAGGGCTCCATGATGATTGGCTACCAGCCCCATGGGACCCGGGGCAACTTCTTCCGCATGATTGTGGCCAACCCTGCGCTGACCCGGGCCGATATGGACTTCCTCCTCAGAGAGCTGGAGCGGCTAGGCCAGGACCTGTGA